From the Solanum stenotomum isolate F172 chromosome 4, ASM1918654v1, whole genome shotgun sequence genome, one window contains:
- the LOC125862362 gene encoding uncharacterized protein LOC125862362: MPTNNLKNTAGKSTARFKSTRKPLRDVSNANMVKPLATSFKSKKLYARENDDVESVAGENVIDRLLLIRSDFSSVIHQIDELVQVLKLGGKKSGKEIESFTHVLSEMQASLKPWVPKFQKALSDLSTRPEHPSEQSLISEAVPVVADNSSDAVNSPDQSKWDSLVSPSPLVSWRAGCTTEGGRQLFLLTPLPFRKVLSSKCQGSSKTVDNYTSDTNDQQHPLFDIRGDKEDCLLENTKSMASQPPSLSDVTEEMDIPPSLSDVTRERDILRVNDEVKSILNKVSAHDMTINEVPQERDLISPVKLSQIDSSLLVMTPCLKMSPPKTCVLLEPSSEYNCRDKHGAYKMTPFPVSRHFSSMSEDSESSSSEAAEHLTMKYPELFGIKLSQNLTNGGKVADDESPDFLFSPPKTCVLMELPVEEPLTNAAETGGNLDIVERTPMMTESKSILVMGKHPGENTLKKELWMKFEAASSDGICFNPSTIHETIQKDFLERLEEVSADEATAEEEGA, from the exons ATGCCGACGAACAATCTGAAGAACACCGCCGGAAAATCTACGGCTAGATTCAAATCCACAAGAAAACCACTACGAGATGTTTCTAATGCAAACATGGTAAAGCCATTAGCAACTTCGTTCAAATCCAAGAAGCTCTACGCAAGGGAAAACGACGACGTAGAATCAGTTGCCGGTGAAAATGTCATCGATCGTCTCCTTCTCATTCGCTCCGATTTCTCCTCCGTCATTCACCAG ATTGATGAACTTGTTCAAGTGCTCAAACTAGGGGGCAAGAAGAGTGGGAAGGAAATTGAATCCTTCACACATGTCTTGTCTGAAATGCAAGCTTCTTTGAAG CCATGGGTTCCCAAATTTCAGAAAGCCCTTTCTGATCTATCCACGAGGCCCGAACATCCATCTGAACAGTCACTAATTAGTGAGGCAGTTCCCGTGGTAGCTGATAATTCAAGTGATGCTGTTAATAGCCCTGACCAATCCAAGTGGGATTCACTAGTTTCCCCATCACCCCTTGTGTCCTGGCGGGCAGGCTGTACGACTGAGGGTGGCAGACAACTTTTTCTGCTCACACCTTTACCTTTTCGCAAAGTGCTCTCATCCAAATGCCAAGGATCCTCTAAAACGGTTGACAACTACACATCAGACACGAATGACCAGCAACACCCTCTTTTTGATATTAGGGGAGATAAGGAAGATTGTTTGCTTGAGAATACAAAATCTATGGCTAGTCAACCACCATCCCTTTCTGATGTAACTGAGGAGATGGACATACCACCATCCCTTTCTGATGTAACCAGGGAGAGGGACATATTGCGTGTGAATGATGAAGTGAAGTCAATTCTGAATAAAGTTTCTGCTCATGATATGACCATCAACGAGGTCCCTCAGGAAAGAGATCTTATTTCGCCTGTAAAACTTTCACAAATTGACAGTTCGTTGCTAGTAATGACTCCATGCTTGAAAATGTCACCGCCGAAGACCTGTGTACTGCTTGAACCTTCATCAGAATACAACTGTCGGGACAAGCATGGGGCTTATAAAATGACACCGTTTCCTGTTTCACGTCATTTTTCTAGCATGTCTGAAGATTCAGAATCATCCAGCTCCGAAGCTGCTGAACATTTGACAATGAAGTATCCTGAACTATTTGGAAtcaaattaagtcaaaacttgACAAACGGAGGGAAGGTGGCCGATGATGAATCACCAGACTTTCTATTTTCACCACCCAAAACTTGTGTACTGATGGAGCTACCTGTGGAAGAACCGTTGACTAATGCAGCTG AAACTGGTGGCAACTTAGATATAGTTGAAAGAACTCCCATGATGACAGAATCGAAGAGCATTCTTGTAATGGGAAAGCATCCTGGTGAGAACACTTTGAAGAAAGAACTGTGGATGAAATTTGAAGCCGCGTCAAGTGATGGCATCTGTTTTAATCCCTCTACTATCCACGAAACTATCCAGAAAGATTTCCTTGAGAGATTGGAAGAGGTTTCTGCTGATGAGGCAACTGCAGAGGAGGAGGGGGCCTAA